The following proteins come from a genomic window of Chloroflexota bacterium:
- a CDS encoding FAD-binding protein: protein MLIQGNYRWDETTEILILGYGLSGAVAAVTAHDLGTRVILVEKQSAETHCTASSVAMGVFLSPSNIERAIEYMTALCQVGSQPGLSWTDADTIKAWVAYTSQNKDWLTRLGGNIKYFSNAAEFPQLPGADSMELWKYQGNGFRMMKFMYDQVASRKIDVRYQTSAVRLLADNTGRVMGVKVTSCRGSTPREVNIRATRAVILCTGGFEENEAMKLQYLRVYPMYFTGGTGNTGDGIRMAQEVGADLWHMNCVAARLCAKFADISLGVFIDFSGGGWSQRSMKTEKERAPAGFIIVDRYGRRYMTEELKPHAAAYECGWFDSHKLEYPRVPSYHIFDQRRVKFGPLAQRSSGPTGPHQLYKWSWDNLTELRKGWIVKGDTVAELAANLDMPPENLTNSIDTWNRYCQAGRDAEFGRSPLELVPLDEPPFFAIKLFPGGSNTQGGPRRNGRAQVLNPFGEPISGLYAAGECGSVFGMLYPAGGGNLAECIAFGRIAAENAVKESYHKV, encoded by the coding sequence ATGTTGATACAGGGAAATTACCGGTGGGATGAGACTACGGAAATCCTTATCCTGGGGTATGGGCTTTCCGGCGCAGTGGCGGCGGTCACCGCCCATGACCTGGGTACTCGTGTCATCCTCGTTGAGAAGCAGTCCGCCGAGACACACTGCACTGCCAGCAGCGTCGCCATGGGCGTGTTCTTATCGCCCTCCAATATTGAGCGCGCTATCGAGTATATGACCGCACTGTGCCAGGTAGGCAGTCAGCCGGGGCTATCGTGGACAGATGCGGATACCATAAAAGCCTGGGTCGCCTATACTTCGCAGAACAAAGACTGGCTCACCCGTTTGGGCGGCAATATTAAATATTTCTCCAATGCCGCTGAATTTCCCCAGCTTCCCGGTGCCGACAGCATGGAGCTGTGGAAGTACCAGGGCAACGGCTTCCGCATGATGAAGTTCATGTATGACCAGGTTGCCTCGCGAAAGATAGATGTGCGATATCAGACATCAGCCGTGCGGTTGTTGGCCGACAATACCGGGAGAGTAATGGGTGTGAAAGTAACTAGCTGTCGCGGTAGTACCCCGCGAGAAGTGAATATCAGGGCCACCAGGGCGGTGATTTTGTGCACCGGTGGCTTTGAGGAAAACGAAGCGATGAAGCTGCAATACCTCCGCGTTTACCCGATGTACTTCACCGGTGGCACCGGCAATACGGGCGATGGCATCCGGATGGCCCAGGAGGTTGGCGCCGACCTCTGGCATATGAACTGCGTTGCGGCGCGGCTCTGTGCCAAGTTCGCGGATATTTCCCTCGGCGTCTTCATTGACTTCAGCGGTGGCGGCTGGAGCCAGCGCTCGATGAAAACGGAAAAGGAAAGAGCACCGGCCGGCTTTATCATCGTTGACAGGTATGGCCGCCGCTACATGACCGAGGAACTGAAACCGCATGCGGCTGCCTATGAGTGCGGCTGGTTCGACTCCCACAAGCTGGAATATCCACGCGTGCCGAGCTACCATATCTTTGACCAGCGCAGGGTTAAATTCGGCCCGCTGGCCCAGCGGTCGAGCGGTCCCACCGGCCCGCACCAGCTCTACAAATGGAGCTGGGACAACCTCACCGAGCTGCGGAAAGGGTGGATTGTGAAGGGGGACACGGTTGCTGAACTTGCTGCCAACCTGGATATGCCACCGGAAAATCTGACAAATTCCATTGATACCTGGAACCGGTATTGCCAGGCGGGCCGCGACGCTGAATTCGGCCGCAGCCCGCTTGAGCTCGTGCCGCTGGATGAGCCGCCGTTCTTTGCCATCAAGCTGTTCCCCGGCGGGTCAAATACCCAGGGTGGCCCGAGGCGGAACGGCCGGGCGCAGGTACTCAACCCGTTCGGTGAGCCGATTTCAGGCCTTTATGCAGCCGGGGAGTGTGGTTCGGTATTCGGTATGTTATACCCCGCTGGCGGCGGCAACCTTGCGGAATGCATCGCCTTTGGCCGTATCGCCGCAGAGAATGCCGTTAAAGAAAGTTATCACAAAGTCTGA
- a CDS encoding aryldialkylphosphatase, which yields MKQAELKGKVQTVLGVIEPSEMGITLPHEHLICDATTWHYAADEATERKWARHPVTIDTLWWIRYHPFQNLDDLQLMDEELVIDEVLRYKALGGKSIVELTVRGLYPDPKAVARIARMTGVNIVMGTAYYVESSYPATGVDVNAKSEEEIAEEFVKDVFEGFGNTGIHAGLIGEIGCSWPFTENEQKVVRAGARAQKVTGAAVNIHPGQNEMAAMECVKVLDKAGADLSRVVMSHCDRAVREPANRVELAKTGCTLEYDLFGREGYYPTRFRVLDVPNDAQRINEIKELADKGFQKQLFISHDNYTKSSLCRYGGWGYGHILRDAVPVMKIKGLSQALIDTIMIENPKRMFAFV from the coding sequence GTGAAACAGGCAGAACTCAAAGGAAAGGTACAGACGGTACTGGGGGTGATAGAACCCTCGGAGATGGGCATCACGTTGCCCCACGAGCACCTCATCTGCGACGCGACGACCTGGCACTACGCAGCGGACGAGGCTACGGAACGGAAATGGGCCCGTCATCCGGTGACCATCGATACCCTCTGGTGGATACGCTACCATCCTTTCCAGAACTTGGATGACCTTCAGCTTATGGATGAAGAACTGGTGATTGATGAGGTCCTGCGCTACAAGGCTTTGGGTGGAAAATCGATTGTGGAGCTCACGGTGCGGGGACTTTATCCCGACCCCAAGGCAGTGGCCCGAATCGCCCGAATGACCGGTGTGAATATCGTTATGGGCACCGCTTATTACGTGGAGTCTTCGTATCCGGCGACCGGGGTCGATGTCAACGCCAAAAGCGAGGAAGAAATCGCCGAGGAATTTGTCAAAGACGTTTTCGAGGGCTTCGGCAACACCGGGATACACGCCGGGCTTATCGGTGAAATCGGTTGCTCCTGGCCATTCACCGAAAATGAGCAGAAAGTGGTTCGTGCTGGCGCGCGGGCGCAGAAGGTTACCGGCGCTGCGGTCAACATTCATCCCGGCCAGAATGAAATGGCGGCCATGGAGTGCGTCAAGGTACTGGACAAAGCGGGCGCTGACCTCAGCCGCGTGGTTATGAGTCATTGTGACCGTGCGGTGAGGGAGCCGGCGAATCGCGTTGAGCTGGCCAAGACCGGCTGCACGCTGGAGTACGACCTGTTCGGCCGGGAAGGCTACTATCCCACCCGTTTCCGGGTGCTGGATGTTCCCAACGACGCCCAGCGCATCAACGAGATAAAAGAGCTGGCCGATAAAGGTTTCCAGAAACAGCTTTTTATCTCGCACGACAATTACACCAAAAGCTCGCTCTGCCGTTACGGCGGCTGGGGCTACGGACACATCCTGCGGGATGCCGTGCCGGTGATGAAAATCAAGGGGCTCTCTCAGGCGCTTATCGATACCATAATGATTGAAAATCCAAAGCGAATGTTCGCCTTTGTATAA
- the dgoD gene encoding galactonate dehydratase, with protein MKITDLRVFQTQGAHANWTFVKLYTDSGLTGVGEASLERFNDIVAKAVESLRDFLIGKDPFQVEYIWNSIYKSTFWHGGVIVLSALSAVEQALWDIKGKALGVPIYEFFGGKLRDKVRAYANAWAFQKIVTQMTAEDTPDSIAENALKMVEKGFTAMKWDPFREGGQVIPKSEEEFAIASVKAVREAVGPSVDLLVECHGRFNMHSAIRMAQKLEPFDPFFYEEPIPPDNIDAMAEVQRSINLPVATGERLFTRWEFRVLLEKQAARIIQPDICHVGGFMELKKVAAMAEAYYVSVQPHNSNGPLCVLASLHLDANIPNVQFQEFFYPYLDLYNEMLTEPIKYQNGYLEIPTGPGLGSDINEEFILKRPPVPQPQLATWIGSYW; from the coding sequence AGCGCTTTAACGACATCGTGGCCAAAGCAGTCGAGTCGTTGAGGGACTTCCTTATCGGCAAAGACCCTTTCCAGGTTGAATATATCTGGAATTCCATCTACAAGAGCACCTTCTGGCACGGCGGGGTCATCGTGCTCAGCGCGCTCAGCGCGGTGGAGCAGGCGCTGTGGGATATCAAGGGGAAGGCGCTCGGCGTGCCCATTTACGAGTTCTTCGGCGGCAAGCTCAGGGACAAGGTGAGGGCCTATGCCAATGCCTGGGCCTTCCAGAAAATAGTAACCCAGATGACCGCTGAAGATACGCCGGATTCAATTGCGGAAAACGCGCTGAAAATGGTGGAGAAGGGATTTACCGCCATGAAGTGGGACCCCTTCCGCGAGGGTGGGCAGGTCATCCCCAAGTCGGAGGAGGAGTTTGCCATCGCCTCCGTCAAGGCGGTGCGGGAGGCGGTGGGGCCTTCGGTGGACCTGCTCGTCGAATGCCACGGACGCTTCAACATGCACAGCGCCATCCGCATGGCGCAGAAACTGGAGCCATTTGACCCTTTCTTCTACGAGGAACCCATCCCGCCGGATAACATCGACGCCATGGCTGAGGTTCAGCGGTCGATAAACCTGCCCGTGGCCACGGGCGAGCGCCTCTTTACCCGCTGGGAGTTCCGCGTTCTACTGGAGAAACAGGCGGCGCGCATCATCCAGCCTGACATCTGCCACGTGGGCGGTTTTATGGAGCTGAAGAAGGTGGCCGCCATGGCCGAGGCCTACTATGTGTCCGTCCAGCCCCATAATTCCAACGGCCCCCTCTGCGTGCTGGCAAGCTTGCATCTTGATGCCAACATCCCCAACGTGCAGTTCCAGGAATTCTTCTACCCCTATCTCGACCTCTACAACGAGATGCTCACCGAGCCTATTAAGTATCAGAATGGCTATCTAGAAATCCCCACTGGACCCGGCCTGGGCTCGGACATCAATGAGGAGTTCATCCTCAAACGGCCCCCAGTACCCCAACCTCAATTAGCCACCTGGATAGGTTCTTACTGGTAG
- a CDS encoding DUF2088 domain-containing protein — MSSRKKAAVPVLAWYGDEELEIDFPESWDVTICKMKGHDAPPLSDTQIKKAFASPIGTRTIKELAKGKKEVAILFDDLSRPTPSAMLIPYILEELAEAGIPDDNIRFIAAIGAHGTMNGIDFRKKLGDDVMSRFLVYNHNPYENCTPLGVSKYGTPIEVNSEFVACDLKIGIGAIVPHPYGFGGGCKVILPGVASMQTIASNHNRLVFDPSVAIGKLRENVILEDIIEAARMARLDVKVDAIV, encoded by the coding sequence ATGAGCAGCAGGAAAAAAGCGGCGGTGCCGGTGCTGGCCTGGTACGGCGATGAGGAACTGGAAATCGATTTCCCGGAGTCGTGGGACGTTACCATATGCAAGATGAAAGGGCACGACGCGCCACCTCTATCCGATACCCAGATAAAGAAAGCTTTCGCCAGCCCCATTGGCACCAGGACGATAAAGGAACTGGCCAAAGGTAAAAAAGAGGTGGCCATCCTCTTCGATGACCTTTCTCGCCCGACGCCATCGGCGATGCTGATACCGTACATTCTGGAAGAACTGGCCGAGGCAGGAATCCCCGATGATAACATCCGCTTCATTGCCGCCATCGGTGCGCACGGCACGATGAACGGCATAGACTTCAGGAAGAAGCTGGGCGATGATGTTATGTCGCGGTTCCTGGTCTACAATCACAACCCGTATGAGAACTGCACGCCTCTCGGGGTGAGCAAGTACGGAACACCGATAGAGGTAAATAGCGAGTTCGTTGCCTGCGACCTGAAAATAGGCATCGGTGCCATCGTGCCGCACCCCTATGGCTTTGGCGGCGGCTGCAAGGTCATCCTGCCCGGTGTCGCCTCCATGCAGACCATTGCCTCCAACCACAACCGGCTGGTGTTCGACCCTTCGGTGGCCATAGGCAAGCTGCGGGAAAACGTAATCCTTGAGGACATCATTGAGGCCGCCAGGATGGCCCGACTTGATGTCAAGGTGGACGCCATCGT